From a region of the Odoribacter splanchnicus DSM 20712 genome:
- the dapB gene encoding 4-hydroxy-tetrahydrodipicolinate reductase encodes MRIALLGYGKMGKMIERIAIERGHEIVLIVDENNRAACTDEQLKQADVAIEFTMPAVAVENYKWCFDNGVPVVSGTTGWLERWDEVVACCREQQGGFFYASNFSIGVNIFFQLNKYLAKMMNGFNDYKVFIEETHHIHKLDAPSGTAITIAEGILGNHDGYRSWQLNEGRQMPADVLPVTARRIGEVPGIHAVTYKSEVDEIEIRHSAVSREGFARGAVLAAEFLKGKNGVLGMEDMLKF; translated from the coding sequence ATGCGTATAGCTTTGTTGGGATATGGTAAGATGGGAAAAATGATCGAACGGATTGCCATAGAACGCGGACATGAGATTGTATTGATAGTAGACGAGAATAACCGGGCGGCTTGTACGGATGAACAACTGAAGCAGGCTGACGTCGCTATTGAATTTACGATGCCTGCTGTTGCCGTTGAAAATTATAAATGGTGTTTCGATAACGGCGTTCCGGTGGTTTCCGGGACAACCGGTTGGCTGGAAAGATGGGATGAGGTGGTGGCTTGTTGCCGGGAACAACAAGGTGGATTTTTCTATGCCTCGAATTTCAGTATCGGGGTGAATATTTTCTTTCAGCTCAATAAATACCTGGCTAAGATGATGAACGGATTTAACGACTATAAGGTATTTATCGAAGAAACGCATCATATACATAAACTGGATGCCCCTAGCGGTACAGCGATTACAATCGCCGAAGGAATTTTAGGTAACCACGACGGTTATCGTTCCTGGCAATTGAACGAAGGGAGACAAATGCCGGCAGATGTATTGCCTGTAACGGCCAGGCGTATCGGTGAAGTGCCCGGGATTCATGCTGTAACTTATAAATCGGAGGTCGACGAAATAGAAATCCGGCATTCGGCTGTATCACGTGAAGGTTTTGCCCGGGGAGCTGTGCTGGCTGCTGAATTTCTGAAAGGGAAAAACGGTGTGTTGGGAATGGAAGATATGTTGAAATTTTAA
- a CDS encoding DJ-1 family glyoxalase III: MNVSYLFLAPGFEEMEAIAVVDILRRGGLDVRTVSVGGGNEVTGAHQITIRADLSLEQIRPEEAECLIFPGGMPGAQHLSECEKLMTILQHHYDQERTVAAICAAPALVLSHLKTNRKLRVTCYPGFEKYLPDFEVVTDGVVVDGKMITGKGPGFAIPFGLAVLEQLRSAQVAGDVADGMLLL, from the coding sequence ATGAATGTATCCTATCTTTTTTTGGCTCCGGGTTTCGAGGAAATGGAAGCTATTGCTGTTGTCGATATACTCCGTAGAGGAGGACTAGATGTACGGACAGTATCTGTCGGTGGAGGTAATGAAGTGACCGGTGCCCATCAGATTACTATCCGTGCGGATTTGTCATTGGAACAAATTCGACCGGAAGAGGCTGAATGCCTGATTTTCCCCGGGGGAATGCCGGGAGCCCAGCACCTGAGTGAATGTGAAAAATTGATGACGATCCTGCAACATCATTACGATCAGGAACGAACGGTTGCAGCAATTTGTGCCGCACCTGCTTTAGTATTGAGTCATTTGAAAACAAACAGAAAACTCCGGGTGACCTGTTATCCTGGATTTGAAAAATATCTACCTGATTTCGAAGTCGTGACAGATGGAGTAGTCGTTGATGGAAAAATGATTACCGGAAAGGGGCCCGGATTTGCTATCCCATTCGGATTAGCCGTTCTCGAACAGCTCCGTTCGGCTCAGGTTGCTGGTGACGTTGCTGACGGGATGTTGTTGTTATAA
- a CDS encoding PKD-like family lipoprotein, with protein sequence MKKLLYLCLFPFLGISCMDDLGTYDYNPLHEITIDTLKNRTIEIYHQLEVEPKISFSGKETPLEYCWYRYTNNDLEVDTLSLEEKLVYNVNLSVGNYTIYLKVTDKETGLSSKSNFTLSVTGKFDKGLMVLGEVDGIPNLVFLNTAGNLVEVYGADNGHELGTHPVIVADASTTQIMKLKDMLILNGTSGGVTLNNADLTVSSTFEDLFYITPQVINPQAYYKGVYPASYGTMADFIINNGKLHGRLLGAADMLGYGLQFNPAVPGDYELSPYAIVNGRNYLFYDNQKGRFLNIKGNMMSLNNTFSSIESDSENFDPSNLGLQLVYMAEAAPTGNNTKRGCGIFKNTNGQLEKLEFTLSNFNDFYSNSPMRLLSRVNLTPEAEGIEQSAGYAMSVARPFLYFTKGSQIYQYDLNSNRCFPIYDTDTVKINGNTVQTTIERIYMEYVPHYDGYASYFPNEDYNNTLYVVSSENGATGKKGSIHILKLADNGTVEERTTLYENVCGNCVSMCYKR encoded by the coding sequence ATGAAAAAATTATTATATCTCTGTCTATTTCCCTTTTTAGGCATTTCCTGTATGGATGATTTAGGGACTTATGATTATAACCCACTCCATGAAATCACTATCGATACCTTGAAAAACCGGACGATCGAGATTTACCATCAATTGGAAGTCGAACCTAAAATCAGCTTTTCCGGGAAAGAAACTCCTTTGGAATATTGCTGGTACAGGTACACGAACAATGATCTGGAAGTAGATACTTTATCGTTAGAAGAAAAATTGGTTTACAACGTCAATTTATCGGTTGGAAATTACACCATCTACCTAAAGGTAACGGATAAAGAAACCGGTCTGAGCAGTAAATCTAATTTCACTCTGTCAGTAACAGGCAAATTCGATAAGGGGCTTATGGTACTGGGAGAAGTCGACGGAATTCCGAATCTGGTATTCCTAAATACAGCCGGCAACTTAGTGGAAGTATACGGAGCGGACAACGGACATGAATTGGGTACCCATCCGGTTATAGTCGCCGACGCCTCGACAACTCAAATCATGAAATTAAAAGATATGCTCATACTCAACGGAACTTCAGGAGGGGTGACGCTGAATAATGCGGATTTGACCGTTTCCTCAACTTTTGAAGATTTGTTTTATATTACACCGCAAGTTATTAATCCACAAGCCTATTACAAAGGAGTATATCCTGCCAGTTATGGAACAATGGCCGATTTTATCATCAATAACGGTAAACTGCATGGGCGTTTACTGGGAGCTGCAGACATGTTGGGATACGGCCTGCAATTCAATCCAGCTGTCCCGGGTGATTATGAACTCTCGCCCTATGCTATTGTCAATGGAAGAAACTATCTTTTCTACGACAACCAAAAAGGACGTTTTCTGAATATCAAGGGAAATATGATGAGTTTGAACAATACCTTTTCTTCTATTGAGTCGGATTCGGAAAACTTTGATCCTTCCAACCTCGGTTTGCAGTTGGTTTATATGGCCGAAGCAGCTCCGACAGGAAATAACACCAAACGGGGATGCGGTATTTTTAAAAATACAAACGGACAATTGGAAAAACTGGAATTCACTTTAAGCAACTTCAATGATTTCTATAGCAATTCTCCCATGCGTCTGCTTTCCCGGGTCAACCTTACTCCTGAAGCGGAAGGCATCGAACAATCTGCCGGATATGCCATGTCCGTCGCAAGACCTTTCCTGTATTTTACAAAAGGAAGCCAAATTTATCAATATGATCTGAACAGTAATCGTTGTTTCCCTATTTACGATACAGATACGGTCAAAATCAACGGGAATACAGTACAAACCACTATTGAACGGATTTACATGGAATATGTTCCTCATTACGATGGTTATGCCAGTTATTTTCCAAACGAAGATTATAATAACACTTTGTATGTCGTATCATCAGAAAACGGAGCTACAGGTAAAAAGGGAAGTATTCATATACTGAAACTTGCAGACAACGGCACAGTGGAAGAACGTACCACCCTATATGAAAATGTATGCGGCAATTGCGTCAGCATGTGTTACAAACGGTAA
- the rplT gene encoding 50S ribosomal protein L20: MPRAKNAVAARARRKKVLKQTKGNFGARKNVWTVAKNTYEKGLTYAFRDRRKKKSEFRALWIQRINAAVRLEGLSYSKFMGLIHKADVDMNRKVLADLAMNHPEAFKAVVAKAKEFAK, from the coding sequence ATGCCAAGAGCTAAAAATGCCGTTGCTGCAAGAGCACGTAGAAAAAAGGTTTTAAAACAAACCAAAGGAAACTTTGGTGCCAGAAAAAATGTTTGGACGGTTGCCAAAAACACATATGAAAAAGGTTTGACATATGCGTTCCGTGACAGACGTAAAAAGAAATCAGAATTTAGAGCATTGTGGATTCAGAGAATTAATGCAGCTGTCCGTCTGGAAGGCCTGTCTTATTCTAAATTTATGGGTCTGATTCATAAAGCTGATGTAGACATGAACCGTAAAGTTCTGGCCGACCTGGCTATGAATCATCCGGAAGCTTTCAAAGCTGTAGTTGCAAAAGCAAAAGAATTTGCGAAGTAA
- a CDS encoding DUF4843 domain-containing protein — protein MKTLYIFTILLFLLYIAGSCNDDQQKLFSGSTTMHFALSDNELDSIACSFLNTSESYITVNLPVELNGYAGQNYRFRLKADSSQTTAIVNKHYQPLEEFYEIKKDEYSLNVPITLNYSPELDSLSVKLVLQLEPAAYMSTGISYRQEATIVSSNRLPPIPYWDGYYSSYFGPYSRVKHRYILSELKLNTFVKFEDYMEWSNLNRTQKTAYGMQMNNFFAENEIYDEHGQRIEPWMN, from the coding sequence ATGAAAACACTGTATATATTTACCATATTATTGTTTCTGCTCTACATAGCAGGTAGCTGTAACGACGACCAACAGAAGTTGTTTTCCGGGAGTACTACGATGCATTTTGCTTTATCTGACAACGAATTGGACAGTATCGCCTGTTCATTTCTGAATACTTCGGAAAGTTACATCACTGTAAATCTTCCGGTTGAACTTAACGGTTATGCCGGTCAAAATTATCGTTTCCGTTTAAAAGCAGACTCCAGTCAAACCACTGCTATTGTCAACAAACACTATCAGCCTTTAGAAGAATTCTATGAAATAAAAAAAGACGAATACTCGCTTAATGTACCCATAACGCTGAATTACAGTCCCGAACTCGATTCATTATCGGTAAAATTGGTATTACAATTAGAACCTGCAGCGTATATGTCCACCGGGATTTCTTACCGGCAAGAAGCAACTATCGTCAGCTCTAACCGATTACCCCCCATTCCGTATTGGGACGGGTATTACAGCAGTTATTTCGGCCCCTACAGCCGGGTGAAACACCGATATATCCTTTCTGAATTAAAATTGAACACCTTTGTGAAATTTGAAGATTATATGGAATGGAGTAATCTGAATCGTACTCAAAAAACAGCCTATGGAATGCAAATGAATAATTTCTTTGCAGAAAATGAAATCTATGACGAACACGGACAAAGAATCGAACCTTGGATGAATTAA
- a CDS encoding PhoH family protein, with protein sequence MTANEKKTFVLDTNVILHDYRSIYNFTNNDIVIPIVVLEELDKFKKGNDLINFHAREFARELDKISEKDFFDKGAALGKGRGRLFIQPGVKFSQKMKDSFSDDTPDHRILAVTEYISEKMKGQKVILVTKDMNLRMKARSLGLQAEDYKTDQVEDLDFAINRSVREIEGIDTEVINRIYENANGVEVEQVFPKQELKGNNYYVLKNGNASVLACYDPVRRVIRKVEKPNVFGIYPKNAEQAFAVDALLNPNIQLVAISGKAGTGKTLLALASALQQNKQYEFIYLARPIVALSSKDLGFLPGDVNEKVDPYMQPLYDNLGFIKRRFNIHGAENRLIEEMQKEQKLMISALAYIRGRSLSDVYFIVDEAQNLTPHEVKTIITRAGEGTKMVFTGDIDQIDSPYLDKKSNGLSHLFDKMQGQDIFAHVHLEKGERSKLADLASDLL encoded by the coding sequence ATGACTGCAAACGAAAAAAAGACATTTGTGTTGGATACGAACGTTATTCTGCACGATTACCGTTCTATTTATAATTTTACCAATAATGATATCGTCATCCCCATAGTAGTTTTGGAAGAACTGGATAAATTCAAGAAAGGGAATGACCTGATCAATTTTCATGCCCGTGAATTTGCCCGTGAGTTGGATAAAATTTCCGAAAAGGATTTTTTTGATAAAGGGGCAGCTTTAGGGAAAGGACGGGGAAGACTATTTATTCAGCCGGGAGTGAAATTTTCTCAAAAAATGAAGGATTCCTTCAGTGATGATACTCCGGATCACCGTATACTCGCTGTAACAGAGTATATCAGTGAAAAAATGAAGGGACAAAAGGTGATTCTGGTGACTAAAGATATGAATCTGAGGATGAAAGCCCGTTCGTTGGGATTGCAGGCCGAAGATTATAAAACGGATCAGGTGGAGGATCTGGATTTTGCAATCAACCGTAGTGTCCGGGAAATCGAAGGGATAGATACAGAAGTGATCAACAGGATTTATGAAAATGCAAATGGGGTAGAGGTGGAACAAGTGTTTCCGAAGCAAGAGCTCAAAGGCAATAATTATTACGTTTTGAAGAATGGGAATGCTTCGGTTCTGGCTTGTTATGATCCGGTAAGAAGAGTGATCCGGAAAGTGGAAAAACCGAATGTGTTCGGTATTTATCCCAAAAATGCAGAGCAGGCTTTTGCGGTAGATGCTTTATTGAATCCTAACATACAATTGGTGGCGATCAGTGGAAAGGCAGGTACCGGAAAAACTTTATTGGCCCTGGCTTCGGCTTTACAGCAGAATAAACAGTATGAATTTATTTATTTAGCCCGTCCGATCGTCGCTTTATCGAGTAAAGACCTGGGCTTTCTCCCCGGTGATGTCAACGAAAAGGTAGATCCGTATATGCAGCCTCTATATGATAATCTGGGTTTTATCAAGCGGCGGTTTAATATCCATGGGGCTGAAAATCGCCTGATCGAAGAGATGCAGAAGGAACAGAAACTGATGATTTCTGCTTTGGCTTATATTCGGGGACGGAGTTTGTCGGATGTTTATTTTATTGTCGATGAGGCTCAGAATCTTACTCCCCATGAAGTAAAAACGATTATTACCCGGGCAGGCGAAGGCACGAAAATGGTATTTACCGGAGATATCGATCAGATCGATTCACCTTATCTGGATAAGAAGTCGAACGGACTGTCGCATTTGTTCGATAAAATGCAGGGACAGGATATTTTTGCCCATGTACATCTGGAAAAGGGAGAACGCAGTAAACTGGCTGATCTGGCGAGCGATCTTTTATAG
- the rpmI gene encoding 50S ribosomal protein L35 translates to MPKMKTVSSAKKRFTLTATGKIKRKHAFKSHILTKKTTKQKRNLTHVTTVDGHNLKAVRKMLVM, encoded by the coding sequence ATGCCAAAGATGAAGACAGTGAGTAGCGCGAAGAAGAGATTTACTCTTACCGCTACGGGGAAGATTAAAAGAAAACATGCTTTCAAAAGTCATATTTTGACGAAGAAAACAACAAAACAGAAACGTAATCTTACGCATGTTACTACAGTTGACGGACATAACCTGAAAGCTGTACGGAAGATGCTTGTTATGTAA
- a CDS encoding S26 family signal peptidase: MKNILTNKWFKFSLVLIIYLLWAYWVGSWWLLILVPVIFDIYITKKVHWAFWKKKGVEKQTKTVEWIDALIFAVVAATLIRMFFFEAYTIPTSSMEKSMLVGDYLFVSKVAYGPKLPNTPLAVPFTHHTLPFTQKTKAYSEAIQWPYKRIAGTTEIKRNDIIVFNFPAGDTLIVGSENPDYYSQIRTNARIFQAQDPGLSREQAEKLVREKMWERFEITTRPVDKRENYIKRGVGMPGDILELKDAQLYVNGKMSDNPENLQYRYEVRTNGTPLNRMKLQDIGLSLEDIGIPSTVNYFPLTLEMVEKLKKFPNVVEINRTKEVSPNPDIFPFDTLNYPWNVDNFGPLYVPKKGDKVELNMKTLPLYARIIGTYEENDLQVKDSVIYINGEVADSYTFKMNYYWMMGDNRHSSADSRYWGFVPEDHVVGKAYFIWLSLDKDKSFFDKIRWKRMFRFIH, from the coding sequence ATGAAAAATATTTTGACGAATAAATGGTTTAAATTCAGCCTTGTCCTGATTATCTACCTGTTGTGGGCTTATTGGGTTGGGAGCTGGTGGTTGTTGATCCTGGTGCCGGTGATTTTCGATATCTACATCACAAAGAAAGTACATTGGGCGTTTTGGAAAAAGAAAGGCGTAGAGAAACAAACCAAAACGGTTGAATGGATCGATGCTTTGATTTTTGCGGTCGTGGCAGCTACCTTGATCCGTATGTTCTTTTTTGAAGCCTATACGATTCCGACTTCCTCTATGGAGAAGAGTATGTTGGTGGGTGATTACCTGTTTGTCAGCAAAGTAGCCTACGGACCTAAGTTGCCTAATACCCCTTTAGCCGTTCCTTTCACACACCATACGCTGCCTTTTACCCAAAAGACAAAAGCTTATTCGGAAGCCATTCAATGGCCCTACAAACGGATTGCGGGGACGACTGAAATCAAACGAAACGATATTATCGTATTTAATTTTCCGGCCGGAGATACCTTGATCGTAGGATCTGAAAATCCCGATTATTATAGCCAGATTCGTACGAATGCCCGGATTTTTCAGGCACAGGATCCCGGATTATCCCGGGAACAGGCCGAGAAGCTGGTGAGAGAAAAAATGTGGGAACGATTTGAGATCACTACCCGCCCTGTCGATAAGCGGGAGAATTATATCAAACGGGGCGTCGGAATGCCCGGGGATATTCTGGAGTTGAAAGACGCTCAGTTGTATGTCAATGGAAAAATGTCCGATAATCCTGAAAACCTGCAGTACAGGTATGAGGTGAGAACCAATGGTACCCCCTTGAATCGGATGAAACTTCAGGATATCGGATTGTCGCTGGAAGATATCGGTATTCCTTCTACAGTGAACTATTTCCCGTTGACCTTGGAAATGGTGGAGAAATTGAAAAAATTCCCCAATGTGGTCGAAATTAACCGAACCAAAGAGGTGAGCCCTAATCCGGATATTTTTCCTTTCGATACCTTGAATTATCCTTGGAATGTAGATAATTTCGGACCTTTGTATGTGCCTAAAAAAGGAGATAAAGTGGAGTTGAATATGAAGACCTTGCCTTTGTATGCAAGGATCATCGGTACTTACGAAGAAAACGATTTACAGGTAAAAGATTCTGTTATTTATATCAACGGTGAGGTAGCGGATAGTTATACCTTTAAGATGAATTATTACTGGATGATGGGAGATAACCGGCATAGTTCGGCAGATTCCCGCTACTGGGGATTCGTGCCGGAAGATCACGTAGTCGGAAAAGCTTATTTCATTTGGTTATCCTTGGATAAAGATAAATCATTTTTCGACAAGATCCGGTGGAAGCGGATGTTCCGGTTTATTCATTGA